A segment of the Diachasmimorpha longicaudata isolate KC_UGA_2023 chromosome 5, iyDiaLong2, whole genome shotgun sequence genome:
TTCATCTGCAATATTGATACCCAAGTGGGCAGTGGAAAATTGTGGAGTAAGACGCCACTTGGCATGCGTTCATTTATCCTACTGCGTAGGTTATAAACAGTCAACAAACACACCCTTTCATTGTGCAGTAAAAAGTTGAGAGAAAACATTGACATATGATTGTTCGGGAATAACATTAGGTTGACTCAATTCAGATGATGACAACACCAACCAGAGATTTTTTACATCGACGCCGGAGGTCCCTGAGACAAGCTCTGGCTGTGATACCAGATATAACCAGTCTTACTGTGTCGCCAGGTAAGAAAAATTGCATTGTCTTAATCCCCAGTGAATGCTCAGGTtctaaaaatgggaaatccgaatggaaaataattccaaattttaAGCATGTGTTGGTTTGTATTGATAATTATGACAATTATCTGAGAATTCCTGAGAAAATTTAACATCTTGTCATGTtctattttattgaaaattagtcAGTTATATTTGCGTCTTTTGCGGTTTTATTCGataacatttttataaataaagtaTTCTTTTCTCCGAGACATTAATTGTTGGTTATATTTCGCGAAGCATATGTCCTTCGTCACGTTCTTTACCCTTCAAAATTGCACGTAGACATTATCATTTTCCTCTTCCCCAGGTTCTCCCCTTCCATCCGATGTCAATACCATCAACAACAGGTACAGCCGAGATTCATGGAGTCCAGCGCCAAGTCCGGACGAATTGGTAATCCAAAAGCGCGGACGCAGGAGCAAAAGCATCGTTTGGTCTCCAGAAGCTGATGCAAAACGAGATAATCTCCTGAGTCTATCATTTCGTGACCGAACCCCCGTGAAGAGTCCTACGAAAGCGTCATCACACATGAAGAACACTCCAAGGAAGCGACTTCTACTCGATGACAATGACGACGTGACCCCGGACAAGTCCAAGGTCGAGAGAGATGGCCAGAGACAATTCACTGGGAATCTGATGAACGGATTGCGAGGTCTTAGCAATGAACAGCTGGTTAAAGTGATCATGGATATTGTGTCGATGCAGGAGGACGGAGCACTGTCCTTGAATGATAAACTGCGGGACATTGTCATAAAGAGGATGCCTGTGGCTGATGTACAGCCGTTGAGGGAGAGGTTGAGCGCTCTCAGACAGAATGTCTCGGCGAGCTTGATGTCCTTTGAGAGGATGGACGAGTTCTCTTACAATCACGCTTTCATTCATCTTGAAACTTTTCAGGTAATTATTCGAGGACAAGGGAATAAATCGAATATTTCTTAACATTAATATCATAGCgattaattttaaatccaTAATTAT
Coding sequences within it:
- the LOC135162115 gene encoding uncharacterized protein LOC135162115: MMTTPTRDFLHRRRRSLRQALAVIPDITSLTVSPGSPLPSDVNTINNRYSRDSWSPAPSPDELVIQKRGRRSKSIVWSPEADAKRDNLLSLSFRDRTPVKSPTKASSHMKNTPRKRLLLDDNDDVTPDKSKVERDGQRQFTGNLMNGLRGLSNEQLVKVIMDIVSMQEDGALSLNDKLRDIVIKRMPVADVQPLRERLSALRQNVSASLMSFERMDEFSYNHAFIHLETFQKTLVEQGCKLIDSEHWTAAMQYVFLAWPITKDLPECPPIDNTPQKCFQSLTQICRDALLNGNFVNSTLQMFADKMETMIHDCDDMRICHQMAKEMMRP